From a region of the Panicum virgatum strain AP13 chromosome 2K, P.virgatum_v5, whole genome shotgun sequence genome:
- the LOC120694613 gene encoding pentatricopeptide repeat-containing protein At4g25270, chloroplastic-like isoform X2, which yields MPTLYSAVKRGIKLRQPRPSLASPATTPCRGCRSSCGPPDAAVSHDSLLLRLQSGPVLAEVRRLHAALLVRGYRRSTVLAGQLVRAYARLGDAGLGHALGVFDGMPTRNSFTWNAVIKGLVDVGRFSEALERYWDVASDVSVTADRFTYPPVLKACAALGAVEQGRRVRENIETDIARGSVVPNLFVQCALVDMFAKCRCLDEARSVFESMGVRDLAAWTAMIGGTVHGGDWFEVMDLFNRMRDAQ from the exons ATGCCTACGCTCTACTCCGCCGTGAAGAGGGGAATCAAATTGAGGCAGCCTCGCCCTTCTCTTGCCTCCCCAGCGACGACTCCTTGCCGCGGCTGTCGCAGCAGCTGCGGCCCTCCCGACGCCGCCGTCTCGCACGACTCGCTCCTCCTCCGGCTGCAGTCGGGCCCCGTGCTCGCGGAGGTGCGGAGACTGCACGCCGCCCTACTGGTGCGTGGTTACCGTCGCAGCACCGTCCTCGCCGGGCAGCTGGTGCGCGCGTACGCCAGGCTGGGGGATGCAGGGCTCGGCCACGCCCTTGGTGTGTTCGACGGAATGCCTACGAGGAACTCCTTCACCTGGAACGCCGTTATTAAGGGCCTCGTCGACGTAGGCAGGTTCTCGGAAGCGCTGGAGCGCTACTGGGACGTGGCCAGTGATGTTTCGGTCACTGCTGATCGTTTCACGTACCCCCCTGTTCTAAAAGCCTGTGCGGCGCTTGGAGCTGTTGAGCAGGGGAGAAGGGTTCGAGAGAACATTGAGACAGATATTGCCCGTGGCAGCGTGGTGCCCAATTTGTTTGTGCAGTGCGCGCTCGTGGACATGTTTGCCAAGTGTAGGTGCTTGGATGAAGCAAGGAGCGTGTTTGAGAGCATGGGAGTAAGGGACTTGGCTGCATGGACTGCGATGATTGGAGGGACCGTGCATGGAGGGGACTGGTTCGAGGTGATGGATTTGTTCAATCGCATGAG GGATGCGCAGTAA
- the LOC120694613 gene encoding putative pentatricopeptide repeat-containing protein At3g01580 isoform X1, with protein MPTLYSAVKRGIKLRQPRPSLASPATTPCRGCRSSCGPPDAAVSHDSLLLRLQSGPVLAEVRRLHAALLVRGYRRSTVLAGQLVRAYARLGDAGLGHALGVFDGMPTRNSFTWNAVIKGLVDVGRFSEALERYWDVASDVSVTADRFTYPPVLKACAALGAVEQGRRVRENIETDIARGSVVPNLFVQCALVDMFAKCRCLDEARSVFESMGVRDLAAWTAMIGGTVHGGDWFEVMDLFNRMRSEGFLPDSVIFATVIPACGRVKELRTGMALQGCAVRCGVGDDICVHNALVDMYCKCACLDVAASLFWSIDYKDVVSWSTIIAGHLQNRMYASGINLFTKLVSSGVKPNSATLATILPSLSELKLFRYGKAIHCFSVRNGFDHSEFLVSAFIDFYSKQGLIREAEIIFQFTPKKDLVIWNSMVGGYAVNEDSESALHALRALQKVGLRPDRVTVVSVLPLCNQHSRILQGKELHAYAIRHNISSVCSVSNALIDMYCKCGCLEIASNIFLLMTERNAVTYNTLISSLGKHGHDDQAFILFDLMKRDGVFPDKVTFVALLSCCSHAGLIDKGLRFYNSMLRDYNLTPDKEHFSCIVDLYSRSGKLDDAWSFIANLEEVPEIDVLGCLLSACREHNRMDIAELVAERIFEQNPNDPGYHILLSNIYANAGMWSDVTRIRNMIEPGSLKKRTGNSLI; from the coding sequence ATGCCTACGCTCTACTCCGCCGTGAAGAGGGGAATCAAATTGAGGCAGCCTCGCCCTTCTCTTGCCTCCCCAGCGACGACTCCTTGCCGCGGCTGTCGCAGCAGCTGCGGCCCTCCCGACGCCGCCGTCTCGCACGACTCGCTCCTCCTCCGGCTGCAGTCGGGCCCCGTGCTCGCGGAGGTGCGGAGACTGCACGCCGCCCTACTGGTGCGTGGTTACCGTCGCAGCACCGTCCTCGCCGGGCAGCTGGTGCGCGCGTACGCCAGGCTGGGGGATGCAGGGCTCGGCCACGCCCTTGGTGTGTTCGACGGAATGCCTACGAGGAACTCCTTCACCTGGAACGCCGTTATTAAGGGCCTCGTCGACGTAGGCAGGTTCTCGGAAGCGCTGGAGCGCTACTGGGACGTGGCCAGTGATGTTTCGGTCACTGCTGATCGTTTCACGTACCCCCCTGTTCTAAAAGCCTGTGCGGCGCTTGGAGCTGTTGAGCAGGGGAGAAGGGTTCGAGAGAACATTGAGACAGATATTGCCCGTGGCAGCGTGGTGCCCAATTTGTTTGTGCAGTGCGCGCTCGTGGACATGTTTGCCAAGTGTAGGTGCTTGGATGAAGCAAGGAGCGTGTTTGAGAGCATGGGAGTAAGGGACTTGGCTGCATGGACTGCGATGATTGGAGGGACCGTGCATGGAGGGGACTGGTTCGAGGTGATGGATTTGTTCAATCGCATGAGGTCAGAAGGGTTTCTGCCTGATTCTGTGATTTTCGCCACTGTTATTCCAGCATGTGGTAGGGTGAAAGAGCTGAGGACTGGAATGGCATTGCAGGGATGCGCAGTAAGATGTGGAGTCGGCGATGACATCTGTGTTCATAATGCTTTAGTTGATATGTACTGCAAATGTGCTTGTCTGGATGTGGCAGCTTCTCTGTTTTGGTCTATCGATTACAAGGATGTAGTCTCTTGGAGCACCATAATCGCAGGTCATTTACAAAATAGAATGTATGCCTCAGGTATCAATTTGTTTACTAAACTGGTTTCTTCAGGAGTAAAGCCTAACTCAGCTACTCTGGCAACCATACTTCCTAGTCTTTCGGAACTTAAGTTATTCAGGTATGGAAAAGCAATTCATTGCTTCTCCGTAAGAAATGGATTTGACCACAGTGAGTTTCTGGTGAGTGCATTCATTGACTTCTACAGTAAACAAGGACTCATTAGGGAAGCAGAAATTATATTTCAGTTCACACCAAAGAAAGATTTAGTCATTTGGAATTCAAtggttggaggatatgctgtgAATGAGGATTCTGAGTCAGCATTGCATGCATTAAGGGCACTGCAGAAAGTGGGACTAAGACCTGATCGTGTGACTGTTGTTTCAGTTCTTCCGCTATGCAATCAACACTCCAGGATACTTCAGGGTAAGGAACTACATGCTTATGCCATCAGGCATAACATAAGTTCAGTTTGCTCAGTTAGTAATGCACTTATAGATATGTACTGCAAGTGTGGTTGCCTAGAAATAGCCAGCAATATTTTTCTACTGATGACAGAGCGCAATGCTGTTACATATAACACTCTGATTTCTTCTCTTGGAAAGCATGGTCATGATGATCAAGCATTCATTCTTTTTGACCTAATGAAGCGAGATGGAGTTTTTCCAGATAAAGTGACTTTTGTAGCTCTGTTGTCATGTTGTAGCCATGCAGGCCTTATTGATAAGGGCTTGCGCTTCTACAATTCCATGTTACGGGACTATAATCTCACTCCAGATAAGGAGCACTTTTCGTGCATTGTTGACCTGTATAGCAGATCTGGGAAGCTTGATGATGCTTGGAGTTTTATTGCAAATTTAGAAGAAGTGCCAGAAATCGATGTTCTTGGGTGTCTATTGTCAGCGTGCAGAGAGCATAATAGAATGGACATTGCTGAGCTTGTTGCAGAAAGAATATTTGAACAAAATCCCAATGATCCTGGCTATCATATTCTGCTGTCTAACATCTATGCGAATGCTGGAATGTGGTCTGATGTGACTAGGATAAGAAATATGATAGAACCGGGGAGCTTGAAGAAGAGAACAGGAAATAGCTTGATTTGA